One window of Vitis riparia cultivar Riparia Gloire de Montpellier isolate 1030 chromosome 5, EGFV_Vit.rip_1.0, whole genome shotgun sequence genomic DNA carries:
- the LOC117915077 gene encoding COBRA-like protein 7, whose product MAFSLIRLLVLDLIVAALIPIALCQSEAPSPAADSCNGIFLSYAYTSGAKIPPNLNSDPTEQPYRFESTLTVLNNGLEELKSWRVFVGFQHKEYLVSASGAVLANGTSLPATVGGGVIFAGYPSTDLKTAIETAGDTTQMQVQVQFVGTQFGVGSPNVPMPTNVSLVNDGFVCPKPTMQGTSEMQVCCTKDSNYKSNVSSDDEFLPRQNGDLTIMYDVTRTYESSYWAQITISNHNPLGRLDDWKLSWDWMKGEFINSMKGAYPDIVDTTDCIFGEQGQYYQDLDFSNVLNCERRPTIIDLPPTKANDTTLGLIPFCCRNGTILPPTMDPSKSTSVFQMNVYKMPPDLNRSELSPPQNWNISGTLNPDYQCGSPVRVSPSEFTDTSGLPSNSTAVASWQVVCNITQPKGASPKCCVSFSAYYNESVVPCKTCACGCPSTPSQTCSTTAAAILLPSEALLVPFENRTALTKAWAELKHLTIPNPMPCGDNCGVSINWHLYTDYSRGWTARITIFNWGESSYVDWFAAVEMDKAAPGFEKMYSFNATALDGVNNTIFMQGIEGLNYLVAETDAANPKKDPRVPGKQQSVISFTKKPTPGINVAGGAGFPSKVFFNGEECSLPSVLPTSSSYKKSPAMTISVLLLIVVLMLMQQ is encoded by the exons ATGGCTTTCAGCTTGATTAGGCTGTTGGTCTTGGATCTCATCGTGGCCGCCCTTATTCCGATCGCTCTGTGTCAGTCTGAGGCGCCGTCGCCGGCGGCTGATTCCTGCAACGGCATCTTCTTGTCGTACGCGTACACCAGCGGAGCCAAAATCCCGCCGAATCTGAACTCGGATCCGACTGAGCAGCCCTACAGATTCGAGTCCACGCTCACTGTGCTCAACAATGGGCTCGAGGAGCTCAAGTCTTGGAGGGTCTTTGTGGGGTTTCAACATAAGGAGTATTTGGTGTCGGCTTCGGGGGCTGTGCTCGCCAACGGTACTAGTCTTCCAGCCACTGTTGGAGGCGGCGTCATTTTTGCTGGTTACCCTTCGACAGATCTCAAGACGGCGATTGAGACCGCCGGCGACACGACCCAGATGCAGGTTCAGGTCCAGTTTGTGGGGACGCAGTTCGGAGTGGGGTCGCCGAATGTGCCGATGCCGACGAATGTGTCGCTCGTTAACGATGGGTTTGTTTGCCCTAAACCCACTATGCAAG ggacaAGTGAGATGCAAGTTTGTTGCACAAAAGATTCAAACTACAAGTCAAACGTCTCCTCAGATGATGAGTTCCTGCCCCGACAAAACGGAGATCTTACAATAATGTATGATGTGACCAGAACATATGAAAGCAGTTACTGGGCCCAGATTACAATCTCAAACCATAACCCTCTTGGTCGTCTTGATGATTGGAAGTTAAGTTGGGACTGGATGAAGGGTGAATTTATCAATAGCATGAAAGGGGCATATCCAGATATTGTTGATACGACTGACTGTATATTTGGTGAACAAGGTCAGTACTACCAGGATCTTGACTTCTCCAATGTATTGAATTGTGAAAGAAGGCCAACCATAATCGACCTGCCTCCAACAAAGGCCAATGACACTACACTCGGGTTGATCCCTTTCTGTTGCCGGAATGGTACAATCCTGCCACCAACAATGGACCCGAGTAAGTCAACTTCAGTATTCCAGATGAATGTCTACAAAATGCCCCCAGATCTCAACCGGTCGGAGCTGAGCCCACCACAGAACTGGAATATCAGTGGGACACTCAACCCTGATTATCAATGTGGTTCTCCAGTGCGTGTGAGCCCAAGCGAGTTCACCGATACTAGTGGCTTGCCATCAAATTCAACTGCCGTTGCCAGTTGGCAAGTGGTTTGCAACATCACACAGCCCAAGGGAGCAAGCCCCAAATGCTGTGTATCATTTTCTGCTTACTATAATGAATCTGTCGTTCCCTGCAAAACCTGTGCATGTGGCTGCCCTAGCACCCCGAGCCAAACTTGTAGTACTACTGCTGCTGCTATTCTTCTTCCATCAGAGGCTCTTCTTGTTCCATTTGAGAATCGGACTGCTCTGACCAAAGCTTGGGCTGAACTTAAACACCTGACAATTCCAAATCCAATGCCCTGTGGCGATAATTGTGGTGTCAGCATCAACTGGCATTTATATACAGACTACAGCCGGGGATGGACTGCAAGGATTACGATCTTCAACTGGGGTGAAAGTAGTTATGTCGATTGGTTTGCAGCAGTTGAAATGGACAAAGCAGCCCCtggttttgaaaaaatgtacTCATTCAATGCAACTGCATTGGATGGTGTTAACAATACCATATTCATGCAGGGTATTGAAGGCTTGAACTATCTTGTGGCAGAAACAGACGCAGCCAACCCAAAGAAGGATCCTAGGGTGCCTGGGAAACAACAGTCAGTGATCTCGTTTACAAAGAAACCCACGCCTGGAATCAATGTGGCTGGTGGGGCTGGGTTCCCCAGTAAAGTATTCTTCAATGGGGAGGAATGCTCACTTCCATCCGTCCTTCCAACAAGCAGTAGTTACAAGAAGAGCCCAGCTATGACCATTTCAGTCCTCCTATTGATTGTAGTTCTCATGTTGATGCAGCAATAG
- the LOC117914028 gene encoding extensin, with protein sequence MERLRRVRMLLFVAVFMVVQRQSWPVTADVAAKSKYQIECTMCSACDNPCNQVPSPPPPNPSPPPPSPPPPSSSSNCPPPPSPPSNPTYYYSPPPPSQPTYVYSSPPPPNGYNGGGGGGGGAFYSPPYQNYPAPPPPNPIVPYFPFWYHNPPPTSAANSVYFSDSTVYTIALISLLFCFL encoded by the coding sequence ATGGAGAGGCTCCGTAGAGTTAGAATGCTACTTTTCGTGGCGGTTTTCATGGTGGTGCAGAGGCAATCCTGGCCGGTGACGGCGGATGTCGCGGCGAAGTCCAAGTACCAGATCGAGTGCACAATGTGCTCTGCTTGTGACAACCCATGCAACCAAGTGCCGTCGCCCCCACCGCCGAATCCGTCTCCCCCGCCTCCGTCGCCTCCACCGCCGTCGTCGAGCTCCAACTGCCCGCCACCGCCTTCCCCGCCCAGCAATCCTACTTACTACTACTCCCCGCCGCCCCCCTCGCAGCCCACCTACGTGTACTCCTCTCCTCCGCCGCCCAATGGCTACAACGGAGGCGGCGGCGGTGGCGGTGGAGCTTTCTATTCGCCGCCGTATCAGAACTACCCTGCACCGCCGCCCCCGAACCCCATCGTACCGTACTTCCCGTTCTGGTACCACAACCCTCCGCCGACGTCGGCGGCCAACTCTGTCTACTTTTCGGACTCTACAGTTTACACTATCGCTCTGATTTCTCTCTTATTCTGTTTCCTTtaa
- the LOC117913922 gene encoding GATA transcription factor 16, with translation MVDLSEKGSESEDMNNKNPDAVSSAESQVNEPKKTCADCGTTKTPLWRGGPAGPKSLCNACGIRSRKKRRAFLGLNKGSTDDRKAKRSSNHSHNNGGGNGNNKLGDTLKRRLFALGREVLLQRSTVEKQRRKLGEEEQAAVLLMALSYGYVYA, from the exons ATGGTGGATCTGAGTGAGAAA GGGTCAGAGTCGGAAGACATGAACAACAAAAACCCAGATGCTGTTTCGTCGGCTGAGAGCCAGGTTAACGAGCCGAAGAAGACCTGCGCTGATTGTGGCACCACCAAAACCCCTCTCTGGAGAGGCGGTCCAGCTGGGCCTAAG TCTCTGTGCAATGCATGTGGTATCAGAAGCAGGAAGAAGAGAAGAGCCTTCCTGGGGTTGAACAAAGGATCAACAGATGatagaaaagcaaagagaagcagcAACCACTCCCATAACAATGGCGGCGGCAACGGGAACAATAAATTGGGGGACACGCTGAAGAGGAGGCTCTTCGCATTGGGAAGAGAGGTGTTGTTGCAGAGATCAAcagtggagaaacagaggaggaAGCTGGGAGAAGAAGAGCAAGCGGCCGTACTGTTAATGGCTCTGTCTTACGGCTACGTCTATGCTTAA